Proteins found in one Erythrobacter sp. KY5 genomic segment:
- the nhaA gene encoding Na+/H+ antiporter NhaA, with protein MSDNVPTSTNPLRRVFAPVRALFVSDASAGILLILVAAAAMIAANSPMADEYRELFYGKLPWTPIEKLKDLHYWINDGLMAIFFFVVGLEVKREIISGSLADPAARRLPMLAAAAGMGVPAIVYLLVTGGGEYFNGWAIPAATDIAFAMGVLGLLGNRVPASLRLFLLTVAIVDDIGAVLVIAVFYTQGLYTEWLVASVGVVALMIALNRMRVDYFWPYILLSIVLWYCVLNSGVHATIAGVVAALTIPLKRRDGNSMLERLEHAIAPWSAYLVVPVFGFANAGVSLEGMGPEALLAPLPIAIAAGLVVGKQVGIFTIVWLADKSGFAPRPDNASWPEIWGISILCGIGFTMSIFIGGLAFPGAPLLVEEAKIGILTGSAVSAILGYIVLRMTTTHPAEECDDQGPIPQDTHPNDPLR; from the coding sequence ATGTCTGATAACGTCCCCACTTCGACCAACCCTCTCCGTCGTGTCTTTGCCCCCGTGCGAGCGCTGTTCGTCAGCGACGCATCGGCTGGGATCCTGCTGATTCTGGTAGCAGCAGCTGCGATGATCGCCGCCAACTCTCCCATGGCTGACGAATATCGCGAGCTGTTTTACGGCAAACTGCCCTGGACCCCGATAGAGAAGCTAAAGGACCTTCACTATTGGATCAATGATGGATTGATGGCGATCTTCTTTTTTGTCGTCGGTTTAGAAGTAAAACGCGAAATTATTTCAGGCTCGCTGGCAGATCCTGCTGCGCGACGTCTTCCGATGCTGGCGGCAGCGGCTGGCATGGGCGTCCCGGCGATTGTCTATCTTCTGGTCACCGGCGGCGGCGAATACTTCAATGGCTGGGCCATTCCGGCGGCAACCGACATCGCCTTTGCGATGGGAGTACTGGGCCTTTTGGGCAACAGGGTTCCCGCCTCCTTGCGCCTTTTCCTGCTGACGGTCGCTATTGTCGACGATATTGGCGCGGTGCTGGTGATCGCCGTGTTCTATACGCAGGGCCTCTATACCGAGTGGCTGGTCGCCTCGGTTGGCGTGGTTGCCTTGATGATTGCGCTCAACCGGATGCGCGTGGACTATTTCTGGCCCTACATCCTTTTGTCGATCGTGCTTTGGTACTGCGTCCTGAATTCGGGCGTCCACGCCACGATTGCAGGCGTTGTTGCCGCGCTCACCATCCCGCTCAAACGGCGCGATGGCAACTCAATGCTCGAACGCCTCGAACACGCGATTGCGCCGTGGAGCGCGTATCTTGTCGTACCGGTTTTCGGCTTTGCCAATGCCGGCGTATCGCTGGAAGGCATGGGCCCAGAAGCGCTGCTGGCGCCGCTTCCGATCGCGATTGCCGCCGGTCTGGTGGTGGGCAAGCAGGTCGGTATCTTCACAATCGTGTGGCTGGCCGACAAGTCAGGCTTTGCGCCGCGACCCGACAATGCGAGCTGGCCAGAAATCTGGGGCATATCGATCCTGTGCGGGATCGGCTTCACGATGAGCATATTCATCGGCGGCCTTGCCTTCCCGGGCGCGCCACTGCTGGTGGAAGAAGCCAAGATTGGCATTCTTACCGGCTCCGCAGTCTCTGCGATCCTTGGCTACATTGTGCTGCGCATGACGACGACCCACCCGGCTGAGGAATGCGACGACCAGGGCCCAATCCCTCAGGACACCCACCCCAACGACCCGCTCCGCTAG
- a CDS encoding glycosyl transferase family protein: MSVENWDLWQWLAVVQHELLLFAGVFFLIGALDDIAVDISWLWLKLTGRARTGRVNREQLQCSELSAPAAIVIPAWNEADVIADTIQHMLSVWPQRALRLYVGIYRNDIDTLEAAMSAARGDSRLRLVIHDRAGPSTKADCLNRLYKAIRDDEDRAGERFAMVVFHDAEDMVDPAGLGLLDWAVADGAHFAQLPVEPLPQAARHWLGSHYCEEFAEAHGKAMIVRSAVGAALPAAGVGCGVERSMLDTLAEQGPNNLPFDPVSLTEDYELGLNIAALGGECRFVRARGEDDLLIATRAFFPSQLADVVGQKTRWVHGIALQGWDRTGWAGGAAESWMRARDRRGPLTAIVLFFGYTLLLLTVLLATAVNAGWTEPVTLTPALVALLTLNLGFFIWRALMRFAFTARNYGVAEGVFAVMRIPVTNVISIMAGRRALLAYARTFAGHSATWDKTPHSHHPAQSIKGLAKPSKIPGTR, encoded by the coding sequence TTGAGCGTTGAAAATTGGGATTTGTGGCAGTGGCTGGCAGTCGTCCAGCACGAGCTGCTTTTATTTGCGGGTGTGTTTTTTCTTATCGGTGCGCTTGATGACATCGCTGTGGACATATCATGGCTGTGGCTCAAGCTGACCGGGAGAGCCCGGACCGGCAGGGTAAATCGCGAACAACTTCAATGCAGCGAACTCTCGGCTCCGGCCGCGATCGTTATCCCTGCGTGGAATGAAGCCGACGTGATTGCAGACACGATCCAGCATATGCTGAGCGTGTGGCCCCAGCGCGCGCTCCGGCTGTATGTCGGGATTTATCGCAATGACATCGACACACTCGAGGCTGCGATGAGCGCTGCGCGCGGGGACAGTCGCCTGAGACTGGTCATTCACGATCGTGCAGGGCCGAGCACCAAGGCCGATTGCCTCAACCGCCTTTACAAGGCGATCCGCGACGACGAGGACCGAGCAGGCGAACGCTTTGCCATGGTCGTTTTTCACGACGCAGAAGACATGGTCGATCCGGCAGGTCTGGGCTTGCTGGACTGGGCTGTTGCCGATGGGGCGCATTTTGCGCAGCTGCCTGTCGAACCCTTGCCGCAGGCGGCTCGCCATTGGCTGGGTAGTCATTATTGCGAGGAATTTGCCGAAGCCCACGGGAAAGCCATGATCGTGCGCAGCGCGGTTGGCGCCGCTCTTCCCGCCGCAGGGGTCGGGTGCGGGGTAGAGCGTTCGATGCTCGACACGCTCGCCGAGCAAGGTCCGAACAATCTGCCTTTCGACCCGGTTTCGCTGACCGAGGATTACGAGCTCGGGCTCAACATCGCAGCACTTGGCGGCGAATGTCGTTTCGTGCGCGCGCGCGGCGAGGACGATTTGCTGATTGCAACGCGCGCTTTCTTCCCCTCGCAACTTGCCGATGTGGTCGGACAGAAGACGCGCTGGGTGCATGGCATCGCCTTGCAGGGCTGGGACCGAACCGGCTGGGCTGGCGGTGCAGCCGAGAGCTGGATGAGAGCGCGGGACCGTCGCGGGCCGCTCACCGCGATCGTGCTGTTTTTTGGCTACACGCTGCTTTTGCTGACCGTGTTGCTGGCGACGGCGGTGAATGCGGGCTGGACCGAGCCTGTGACACTCACACCGGCCCTAGTTGCGCTCCTTACCCTCAACCTGGGGTTCTTTATCTGGCGCGCCTTGATGCGCTTTGCCTTTACCGCGCGCAATTACGGCGTGGCTGAAGGTGTCTTTGCGGTGATGCGTATTCCGGTCACCAATGTGATCTCGATTATGGCAGGAAGACGCGCCCTGTTGGCCTATGCCCGCACCTTCGCGGGGCATAGCGCAACGTGGGACAAGACGCCGCACAGCCACCACCCGGCACAGTCGATCAAGGGACTGGCCAAGCCTTCGAAGATACCGGGAACGCGGTAA
- a CDS encoding sulfite exporter TauE/SafE family protein — MDVYLPIANLSVNGLFIVFLGGLTGILSGLFGVGGGFLTTPLLIFYGIPPTVAAASAATQVTGASVSGVIAHGKRKGVDYRMGMVMVGGGVVGALLGAVLFSLLQAWGQIDVVIGVLYVLLLGTIGSLMMRESIDALRGKADGASAQPRKRRHHPLVAGLPFRTRFYASGLYISPLAPLILGVLVGILTMLMGVGGGFILVPAMLYILGMSGNVVVGTSLFQILFVTMVTTMTHALTTQAVDIVLAGLLLLGSVMGAQFGTQIAMKARPEILRIVLAAIVIAVALRMLYGLGVQPDEIYTVSPL, encoded by the coding sequence ATGGATGTCTACCTGCCCATTGCGAATCTGTCGGTGAATGGCCTTTTCATCGTTTTCCTCGGAGGGCTGACGGGCATTCTTTCGGGATTGTTCGGCGTGGGCGGAGGATTTCTGACGACGCCGCTTCTCATTTTCTACGGGATTCCTCCCACCGTCGCAGCCGCTTCCGCTGCGACGCAGGTGACCGGGGCGAGCGTGTCGGGCGTGATCGCACACGGAAAGCGCAAGGGCGTCGACTATCGCATGGGAATGGTGATGGTCGGAGGCGGGGTTGTGGGTGCCTTGCTAGGCGCCGTCTTGTTCAGCCTGCTCCAGGCGTGGGGGCAGATCGATGTCGTGATCGGTGTGCTGTACGTCCTGCTGCTGGGCACGATCGGATCGTTGATGATGCGCGAGAGCATCGACGCCCTTCGCGGCAAGGCTGATGGCGCATCTGCCCAGCCGCGCAAGCGCCGCCACCACCCGCTGGTCGCCGGGCTTCCATTCCGCACCCGGTTCTATGCGTCAGGCCTGTACATTTCACCGCTCGCTCCGCTGATCCTCGGCGTGCTGGTCGGTATTCTCACCATGCTGATGGGGGTTGGCGGCGGGTTTATTCTCGTGCCCGCGATGCTCTATATTCTCGGCATGAGCGGCAATGTCGTGGTCGGAACATCGCTTTTCCAGATCCTGTTCGTGACTATGGTGACCACGATGACCCATGCGCTCACCACGCAGGCGGTCGACATCGTGCTTGCCGGATTGCTCTTGCTGGGATCGGTTATGGGCGCGCAGTTCGGGACCCAGATCGCGATGAAGGCGCGTCCCGAAATCCTGCGGATCGTTCTTGCAGCGATCGTCATCGCGGTGGCTTTGCGGATGCTTTACGGCCTCGGCGTGCAGCCCGACGAAATCTACACCGTAAGCCCACTGTGA
- a CDS encoding TIGR02186 family protein — protein MRAPKRIWAPLALLIAAPVLMGQREPVLVPEVSQSRVEVRQGFTGANLLLYGAVIDPAGARSSTQYDIVVVLKGPTEPIRLREKERIAGIWMNAGSSDFRSAPSFFAVASSRPVGEIVDPLTAAIYELGTQFIQLSPSGQIEPEEQARFASGLVDMRQRAGLYKEDADGVRISEGVLYQARIALPSNVTTGEYTAETFAIADGRVLASATADIEVVKVGLEGRVVQAAERWSLFYGLLAIALSLGMGWLAGRLFARL, from the coding sequence ATGAGAGCGCCCAAACGCATTTGGGCTCCGCTCGCCCTCCTAATTGCCGCGCCTGTTCTGATGGGCCAGCGCGAACCCGTGCTGGTGCCCGAGGTCAGCCAGTCGCGCGTCGAAGTGAGGCAAGGTTTCACCGGCGCCAACCTGCTTCTCTATGGCGCGGTCATCGATCCAGCAGGTGCTCGATCAAGCACGCAGTACGACATCGTCGTGGTTCTGAAGGGACCGACCGAACCCATCCGCCTTCGCGAGAAAGAGCGCATTGCCGGCATTTGGATGAACGCGGGATCGAGCGACTTTAGATCCGCCCCCTCTTTCTTCGCTGTTGCCTCTTCGCGTCCGGTCGGGGAAATCGTCGACCCGCTCACCGCTGCGATCTACGAGCTTGGTACGCAGTTCATCCAGCTTAGCCCTTCCGGACAGATTGAACCGGAGGAACAGGCGCGCTTTGCAAGCGGTCTGGTCGACATGCGCCAGCGTGCGGGGCTCTACAAAGAGGATGCCGATGGCGTGCGCATCAGTGAAGGTGTGCTTTATCAGGCACGCATAGCTCTCCCTTCGAACGTCACGACCGGCGAATACACTGCAGAGACTTTCGCGATCGCCGACGGCCGTGTGCTCGCAAGCGCCACCGCGGATATCGAGGTGGTCAAGGTCGGGCTGGAGGGGCGCGTGGTTCAGGCGGCTGAACGCTGGTCGCTGTTCTATGGCTTGCTTGCCATAGCCCTGTCGCTGGGCATGGGATGGCTTGCCGGGCGTCTTTTCGCTCGCCTTTAG
- a CDS encoding ATP-binding protein, whose translation MTDLGNHDFHQDADTAAGQADQYEGEDNASLPIGVVLEISGAGSQIALDLQRLNECMGDDDPSIALAGQVGSQIKIRVGDAWLLANVRDQRKDRRAANGIIAHIDFLGEGAEEKLTGRIHGFKRGVTRYPIPGAMVYPATTADLKQIYASDGRANITIGTVFPTRDIRAGLYIDAMLGKHFALLGSTGTGKSTSAALILHRICQAAPEGHIVMIDPHGEYSAAFRQTGQILDVSNLQMPYWLMNFEEHCEVLLTSAGNERQVDMDILAKCLLHARSKNRLAETMGKITVDSPIPYLLSDLGSKLQDEMGKLDKATSSAPYMRIKSKLEELKGDPRYQFMFSGMLVGDTMTDFISKVFRMPGDGKPISIIDVSGVPSDITSTVVAVLSRLVFDFAIWGREERTRPILLVCEEAHRYVPNEKHADGSSVGRILSRIAKEGRKYGISLGLITQRPSDLAEGVLSQCGTIISMRLNNDRDQAFVRSAMPEGSRGFLDSIPALRNRECIVCGEGVAIPIRVNFDTLEEHKRPASEDPSFAELWQSGGGEEEIVDRVVLRWRSQG comes from the coding sequence ATGACTGATTTGGGCAACCACGATTTCCACCAGGATGCGGACACCGCCGCAGGCCAGGCCGATCAGTACGAAGGCGAAGACAACGCAAGCCTGCCGATCGGCGTCGTGCTGGAGATTTCGGGCGCGGGTTCGCAGATTGCGCTCGATCTTCAGCGGCTCAATGAATGCATGGGTGACGATGATCCATCGATCGCCCTGGCCGGTCAGGTGGGCAGCCAGATCAAGATCCGCGTGGGTGACGCATGGCTGCTGGCCAATGTCCGCGACCAGCGCAAGGATCGCCGCGCCGCAAACGGCATTATCGCGCATATCGACTTTCTCGGCGAAGGCGCTGAAGAGAAACTGACGGGGCGCATCCACGGGTTCAAGCGCGGTGTGACGCGCTATCCGATCCCGGGCGCGATGGTCTATCCTGCGACGACCGCCGACCTCAAGCAGATCTACGCCAGCGATGGGCGTGCGAACATCACCATCGGCACCGTGTTCCCCACCCGCGACATTCGCGCTGGCCTGTATATCGACGCGATGCTCGGCAAGCACTTTGCGCTCCTGGGCTCGACCGGTACCGGTAAATCGACCAGCGCCGCGCTGATCCTGCACCGTATCTGTCAGGCCGCGCCCGAAGGTCATATCGTGATGATCGACCCGCACGGCGAGTATTCGGCGGCATTCCGTCAGACCGGGCAGATCCTCGACGTCTCGAACCTCCAGATGCCGTACTGGCTGATGAACTTCGAGGAGCATTGCGAAGTCCTCCTCACCAGTGCCGGTAATGAACGCCAGGTCGATATGGACATTCTCGCCAAGTGTCTTTTGCATGCGCGTTCGAAGAACCGACTGGCCGAGACGATGGGCAAGATCACGGTGGATTCGCCGATCCCCTATCTGCTCTCGGACCTTGGCTCCAAGCTTCAGGACGAGATGGGCAAACTCGACAAGGCGACGTCTTCTGCGCCCTATATGCGGATCAAGAGCAAACTTGAGGAGCTGAAAGGCGACCCGCGTTACCAGTTCATGTTCTCAGGGATGCTGGTTGGCGACACGATGACCGACTTCATCTCGAAGGTCTTCCGCATGCCGGGAGACGGCAAGCCGATCTCGATCATCGACGTGTCGGGCGTGCCTTCGGACATCACCTCGACCGTGGTCGCTGTTCTCAGCCGTCTTGTGTTCGATTTTGCGATCTGGGGCCGCGAGGAACGGACTCGCCCGATCCTGCTCGTTTGCGAAGAGGCGCACCGTTACGTGCCTAATGAGAAGCACGCCGATGGCTCTTCGGTGGGCCGCATCCTCAGCAGGATTGCGAAGGAGGGGCGTAAGTACGGGATCAGCCTCGGCCTTATCACTCAGCGTCCGTCAGACCTTGCGGAAGGCGTGCTGTCGCAGTGCGGTACGATCATCTCGATGCGTCTCAACAACGACCGAGATCAGGCATTCGTTCGTTCGGCCATGCCCGAGGGTTCGCGCGGCTTTCTCGATTCGATACCGGCGCTGCGCAACCGCGAATGCATCGTCTGCGGGGAGGGTGTCGCAATCCCGATCCGGGTCAATTTCGATACGCTCGAAGAGCACAAGCGACCGGCTTCGGAAGACCCGAGCTTTGCCGAGCTGTGGCAATCGGGCGGCGGCGAGGAAGAGATCGTCGACCGGGTCGTGCTGCGCTGGCGCAGTCAGGGCTAA
- a CDS encoding TIR domain-containing protein — MDIFISYSRQDRERVGHIAAALQAEGYSVWWDRDIRAGEEFDDVIDKAIKKSAAIVVVWSKTSIRSNWVKEEAEDGVEDDKLVPALIDEVVIPRGFRRIQAAELQDASENPTQSANWPEFLDSIHKIAGQPKGDNAAADGAAMQGLMSAAASRPAPTPAPATSSAGGASWKRFVPAGAAALALVAALVIAAQFFNPFGKTPPPPPEDMTPIVLGIYPEEGFGEDQRLGLTSALSGSDIDVIHLTATLDAMKGRDAPELIEALKANLEKRNVIAIVGPSITELTPEVLKVVEESGREPAIILTTAAPRQAIGWDESSLPLFRVGSGVDERAKQFALLARSTVTSGTELVLLYESVPNSTEKTYGEVFFDRIKDNLPEWNQWMREDKVHDISYLRGRIMDSLERPAQQRHFSERKMVVVVGLSSDFIALAVNMYRADQPERAALLGGWNTGKAVRDLGREMDIQHTRLFDMTDVVSSPAEVRGLPDSRRFEKDFGELDAAKRQEAVAFDSALVVKQAVAQIEDGTPVTAQALVDVLRSRDFTGITGEIQFAENGQNAGEAGGRSLRSLIYDPAQERWSVIPGFDDMLRTDVASR, encoded by the coding sequence GTGGACATATTCATCTCATACTCACGGCAGGACCGTGAACGCGTAGGACACATAGCAGCGGCCTTGCAGGCGGAAGGCTATTCGGTCTGGTGGGATCGCGACATTCGCGCTGGTGAGGAATTCGACGACGTCATCGACAAGGCGATCAAGAAATCCGCAGCAATCGTAGTGGTTTGGTCCAAGACCTCGATCCGCTCAAACTGGGTCAAGGAAGAGGCCGAAGACGGCGTAGAAGACGACAAGCTGGTCCCCGCGCTGATCGACGAGGTCGTCATCCCGCGCGGTTTCCGCCGCATCCAGGCAGCCGAATTGCAGGACGCGAGCGAAAACCCGACGCAAAGCGCAAACTGGCCTGAATTCCTCGATTCGATCCACAAGATCGCAGGTCAGCCCAAAGGCGATAATGCAGCGGCGGACGGTGCCGCAATGCAGGGCCTGATGAGCGCCGCCGCCAGCCGGCCGGCACCAACACCCGCTCCGGCAACGTCGAGCGCTGGCGGAGCGTCGTGGAAACGCTTCGTGCCTGCTGGCGCTGCGGCCCTTGCTCTCGTTGCCGCGCTCGTCATCGCGGCGCAGTTCTTCAATCCGTTCGGCAAGACGCCTCCTCCTCCGCCCGAAGACATGACGCCCATCGTTCTTGGCATCTATCCGGAAGAGGGCTTCGGAGAGGATCAGCGGCTTGGCCTGACGTCGGCGTTGAGCGGCAGCGATATCGATGTGATCCATCTGACCGCGACGCTCGACGCGATGAAGGGCCGCGATGCGCCCGAACTGATCGAGGCGCTCAAGGCCAATCTGGAAAAGCGCAATGTCATCGCGATTGTCGGCCCGTCGATTACCGAGCTTACTCCCGAAGTGCTCAAAGTGGTCGAGGAAAGCGGGCGCGAACCGGCGATCATCCTGACGACTGCGGCGCCGCGACAGGCGATCGGGTGGGACGAGAGTTCGCTGCCGCTGTTTCGCGTCGGATCGGGCGTCGATGAACGGGCCAAGCAGTTCGCGCTCCTGGCGCGCAGCACGGTGACAAGCGGAACCGAGCTGGTGCTGCTCTACGAATCCGTCCCCAATTCGACCGAGAAGACCTATGGCGAGGTGTTCTTCGACCGGATCAAGGACAATCTGCCCGAATGGAACCAGTGGATGCGCGAGGACAAGGTCCACGACATCTCCTATCTGCGCGGCCGCATCATGGACAGCCTTGAGCGCCCAGCTCAGCAGCGCCACTTCAGTGAACGCAAGATGGTGGTGGTCGTCGGCCTGTCGAGCGACTTCATCGCCCTTGCGGTCAACATGTACCGCGCCGACCAGCCAGAGCGCGCTGCCCTGCTGGGCGGTTGGAACACTGGCAAGGCGGTGCGCGATCTGGGGCGCGAGATGGATATCCAGCATACCCGCCTGTTCGACATGACCGACGTTGTGTCGAGCCCGGCAGAGGTGCGCGGACTTCCCGATTCCCGCCGTTTCGAGAAGGACTTTGGCGAACTGGACGCGGCCAAGCGACAGGAAGCGGTCGCGTTCGATTCGGCATTGGTCGTGAAGCAAGCCGTTGCGCAAATCGAGGATGGCACACCGGTCACGGCACAGGCGCTGGTTGATGTGCTTCGCTCGCGTGATTTCACCGGGATCACTGGAGAAATCCAGTTCGCGGAGAACGGCCAAAATGCAGGCGAGGCCGGCGGGCGCTCGCTGCGCAGTCTGATCTATGACCCGGCACAGGAACGCTGGAGCGTGATCCCCGGCTTTGACGATATGCTGAGGACGGACGTCGCCAGCCGCTGA
- a CDS encoding 7-carboxy-7-deazaguanine synthase QueE — protein MADLICATDDKGGAEIFASIQGEGPRMGTPVAFIRLSRCNLACVWCDTAYTWRFEGDNRPHRDGIEYERKANQVALSPAKAAAKIAALGQKRLVITGGEPLMQCGPLADMLAILPDIEVEVETNGTTRASAHIDIRVDQYNVSPKLAHSGNDASLALIAERLDDYAADPRAFFKFVIAEPGDVAEVLELQRRHRIPAKRIFLMAEGTTSEALRARQEWLAPLCLEHGFRLSDRLHIHLYGDSRAT, from the coding sequence ATGGCTGATCTGATCTGCGCCACGGATGACAAGGGAGGGGCCGAGATCTTCGCCTCGATCCAGGGCGAAGGGCCGAGGATGGGCACGCCGGTGGCCTTCATTCGCCTGTCGCGTTGCAACCTTGCCTGCGTATGGTGCGACACCGCCTATACTTGGCGTTTTGAGGGCGACAATCGCCCCCACCGCGATGGCATCGAGTATGAGCGCAAGGCCAATCAGGTCGCTCTCTCACCCGCCAAGGCAGCGGCCAAGATCGCGGCGCTGGGACAAAAGCGCCTCGTCATCACCGGGGGCGAGCCGCTGATGCAATGCGGGCCGCTGGCGGACATGCTCGCGATCCTGCCTGACATCGAAGTCGAAGTGGAAACCAACGGCACGACGCGGGCAAGCGCGCATATCGACATCCGGGTCGACCAGTACAATGTCAGCCCCAAGCTCGCGCATTCGGGCAACGATGCTTCGCTGGCGCTGATCGCCGAGCGTCTGGACGACTACGCCGCAGATCCGCGCGCCTTCTTCAAGTTCGTAATAGCCGAGCCGGGCGACGTCGCCGAAGTGCTGGAATTACAACGCCGTCACCGCATCCCGGCAAAACGCATCTTCCTGATGGCGGAAGGGACGACGAGCGAGGCCTTGCGCGCCCGTCAGGAATGGCTTGCACCGCTGTGTCTTGAGCATGGATTCCGATTATCGGACAGGTTGCACATCCATCTTTACGGAGACAGCCGCGCGACATAA
- a CDS encoding serine hydrolase has product MFSLVLAMAAHIDLGVEAWLDPDDRVDVYASRSLSSDSQFQAGSLAKYTCTLIALRLADEGRLSLDSSLSDLLPDYAGPGAREITLRSLLANRSGLPDDLLPAFRSDPSIAMADLSAIEAANRFAAGEIDAERDWSYDLGNWIIVQAVIEAASGKSIEQVAIDEVLKPASMSASRFDAGTPVLANSPEPAEPVRPFPPFLKCAGGLVSTPVELLRMVDWAYSGGLSQESIESLHQTTTEEENYTIGGRVRVVSGNLLSWQSGSNGPYKSQVVYDPATGSGWAAMTASNSSTELAEARGRWLAARGL; this is encoded by the coding sequence ATGTTTTCTCTCGTTTTGGCTATGGCGGCGCACATCGATCTCGGGGTCGAGGCATGGCTCGACCCGGATGACCGCGTCGATGTGTATGCGAGCCGGTCGCTGTCTTCGGACAGTCAGTTTCAAGCCGGAAGCCTTGCGAAATACACCTGCACGCTGATCGCGTTGCGACTGGCTGACGAGGGCAGGCTGTCACTCGATTCCAGTCTCAGCGACCTGTTGCCTGACTATGCCGGACCGGGCGCGCGTGAGATCACGCTTCGCAGCCTTCTCGCCAATCGGTCCGGCTTGCCCGACGACCTCTTGCCGGCTTTTCGCTCTGATCCATCCATCGCCATGGCCGATCTCTCCGCGATAGAAGCGGCCAACAGGTTTGCTGCAGGAGAGATCGATGCCGAGCGCGATTGGTCCTATGATCTGGGCAACTGGATCATCGTTCAGGCCGTGATCGAAGCTGCGAGCGGCAAATCCATCGAGCAAGTCGCAATCGACGAAGTGCTCAAGCCTGCCAGCATGTCGGCTTCGCGCTTCGATGCGGGGACGCCCGTCCTTGCAAATTCGCCCGAACCTGCCGAGCCGGTGCGTCCATTCCCGCCCTTCCTGAAGTGCGCCGGAGGTCTGGTCTCGACCCCGGTTGAATTGCTGAGAATGGTTGACTGGGCCTATTCGGGAGGCCTGTCGCAAGAGAGCATCGAAAGCCTCCACCAAACAACCACCGAGGAGGAGAACTACACGATCGGCGGGCGCGTGCGTGTGGTCTCTGGCAATCTGCTGAGCTGGCAGTCCGGTTCGAACGGACCGTACAAGTCGCAAGTCGTCTATGACCCGGCCACGGGCAGCGGATGGGCCGCCATGACCGCCTCCAACTCCTCGACCGAACTGGCCGAGGCGAGAGGCCGCTGGCTGGCAGCGCGAGGCCTGTAG